From the genome of Desulfovibrio sp. JY:
AAATGACCATGACCCTGGGCGCCGCGCCCACAGGCCACGGCAAGCGCGGCGCGGCCCGGATTCTGCCCGCGGCTGCCGTCCTTTCGGGGAACTAGGTTGCAGGGATGGGGAAAAACGTGCGGGAGTGGCAAACCCTTTCAAAAGTGTTCTCTCCTCTCGCGCTCTCCCCTTCCTCAATTTTTCAGGGTGTTAGTGACAACTTCTCTTCCATGGGACAACGTCAGATCTTAACGTGAAGGAACACCGAACATGGCCACGAACATTCTCGTTACCGGGGGCGCCGGCTACATCGGCTCCCATACCTGCAAGGCGCTCAAAGCGGCCGGGTTCACCCCCGTCACCTTCGACAACATGGTTTACGGCCACGACTGGGCCGTCAATTGGGGCCCGCTGGTGCGCGGGGATATCCTCAACAAGGGTGAACTCGACGAGGTCTTCGCCGAATACAAGCCCGTTGCCGTGCTCCATTTCGCCGCTTTTGCCTATGTCGGCGAATCCGTGACCGATCCCGAGAAGTATTACCGCAACAATGTGGCCGGATCGCTGTCGCTATTATCGGCCATGCGCCGGGCCGGCTGCAAGCATATCGTCTTCTCCAGCACCTGCGCCACCTACGGCGCGCCCGAGCGGGTGCCCCTGACCGAGGATCATCCCCTGCGCCCCTTGAGCCCCTACGGCACGAGCAAGCTCATGATCGAGCAGATGCTGCGGGACTTCGACGCGGCCTACGGCATGACCTACACGGCGCTTCGCTACTTCAACGCGGCCGGGGCCGACCCGGACGGCGAGATCGGCGAGGACCACAATCCCGAGACCCACCTCATTCCCCTGGTCATTGCCGCGGCGCTCGGCCGCATCCCCCGGGTGGAGGTCTTCGGCACCGATTACCCCACGCCCGACGGCACGGCCGTGCGCGACTACATCCACATCGCCGACCTGGCCGAGGCCCATATCCTGGCCGTCAAAAAGCTGCTCGATGGCGGCAAAAGCGCTATCTACAACCTGGGCACCGGCACGGGCAATTCCGTGCGCGAGGTGATCCGGGCCGTGGAGAAGGTGTCGGGCAAGCCCGTGCCCATGGTGGAAGGGCCGCGCCGGGCCGGAGACTCGCCGGGGCTGTATGCCGATTCCGGGGCGATCATCCGCGAGCTCGGCTGGCAGCCCAAGTATATGAATCTGGAAGCCATCGTGGAGACGGCCTGGCGCTGGCATGTTGCCCACGTGCCCGGCAAAATCAGTTGCAATATCCGCTAGGGCAGGTACAGAAAAAGAAAACTGTACTTGAAGGGGGGGCGGCATGGACTACGTTGCGCTGGGCATCGATTTTCATTCCATCCGCAACAAGAACGAGGAACGGGTCATCGACCTCCTGCCCGAGGTGTTGGCAGAATTCCCCGATTGCCGCCCCACCCGGACCAATGTCGAGGACATCTACGCCCTGACGCTGAACCTGCTCCCGGCCCGCTATACCCAGTCCGTGACCCTGGTCATTGACGAGCCCGTTACCGACGACGCCATCCGCCTGCGGCTGCGCG
Proteins encoded in this window:
- the galE gene encoding UDP-glucose 4-epimerase GalE; this encodes MATNILVTGGAGYIGSHTCKALKAAGFTPVTFDNMVYGHDWAVNWGPLVRGDILNKGELDEVFAEYKPVAVLHFAAFAYVGESVTDPEKYYRNNVAGSLSLLSAMRRAGCKHIVFSSTCATYGAPERVPLTEDHPLRPLSPYGTSKLMIEQMLRDFDAAYGMTYTALRYFNAAGADPDGEIGEDHNPETHLIPLVIAAALGRIPRVEVFGTDYPTPDGTAVRDYIHIADLAEAHILAVKKLLDGGKSAIYNLGTGTGNSVREVIRAVEKVSGKPVPMVEGPRRAGDSPGLYADSGAIIRELGWQPKYMNLEAIVETAWRWHVAHVPGKISCNIR
- a CDS encoding late competence development ComFB family protein; translated protein: MDYVALGIDFHSIRNKNEERVIDLLPEVLAEFPDCRPTRTNVEDIYALTLNLLPARYTQSVTLVIDEPVTDDAIRLRLREAIRTVRARPNL